The Anopheles maculipalpis chromosome 3RL, idAnoMacuDA_375_x, whole genome shotgun sequence genomic sequence tctatatttGGCCATAAACTTAtcatctgtttgtttttttgttttcaaattctaTTCGTATTAAATAACAgttcaatatttttcttttatttaaattgagtgctaatttatattttttcttttttcctttcttctctGTAACAGGTCCCGGTGAAACTGATTTCTAAATTGCGACACAACaggactaaaaaaaaaataggaaaaaaaacgcactagCATTAGAATTTATCGATACCATAGTTATTGGACTCTTTCTAGTTGAGCTTGAATTgagaatttgttttttcagtgcagtttgttttcatttactcTTGTATAATATTATCGAAAGGTCTTTGTTACATGCGACTGTAGTTCTTTTTGTAACCTTTTTCGTTGATGGTTACTGCTTCGCATGTATTTTatgttaattatttttgtttggcaaaaaGGCTACATaattttttggtgtttttgttttgattttctcatCTGATTGTATTGAAGTAATCTAAAGTAATAGCACCGAACGTTTACACAGCATTTTCTTACTCTACGCTCATAAGTTGACGTCTGTATAGGGTGCTTGTTTAAGATGTTTAAACCAGTGAAACCATATTCGAATCAAAATCAGTTGAAAGTCTATCATGTACACTTAATTCTCAAGCAAGTGTTAATCAGTGTGTGTACTAGGCCCGCTCGTTAGTGTGTTTTAGTGGCTTGAAGCATCCTTGTATGTTGCATTGAGCCTTGAGCGTGAGTTGTTCGTGTTAGAGCAATACAAAATCatcataatttttgtttttttttccgtttacGATTCAAATTATACTCTACTGGTGCCAAGAGCAATGTTAGTGTAGGAATCTATCTAGTGACAAAGTATATCTTTTAATCCAATTTTGTTGCTACTAGTTGTAACCTGTAATCCTGTTTCTCGCGTTATCTTGAATTTAATATTTGGTTTGTGATTGATTACTTGAGGTGTGCTTTTACAAGCTTTTGTTCTTCAGCGGAAGCTAAACGATACCCAAACCGATTGGCAACATTGCgtcaacaacaaaattgcGATAGGATCACTCCCTGCAAAAGAAACCATTCTCCCAGGACAATCGAACGAATGGGCAAACGGATCGAAAGCACAGAAACCCTGCTAAAATAATaacttgaaaaagaaaacgaatgaacaaaatcaacacaagAATAGAATCAATCAAGCTTACGATAAACGTTAAATCGAGATAGGTCCACCACCATCTCTGGAAATGGTGAATTctctaaaaaaaaggtatagtTTTGTTTATCAACGCGTGCACTATAAGTAAGAGCATTGCTTATGATCTGTAAAACAAGCacttaatattgttttattttcgctatTGAACAATAAAGAAGATATAATGTTATTAACGATGTGCGTTGTGTGTTAATTTATTAGGCATCCGAAACAGATCAACTTTCCTCTGTTTATTTTgcgaaaaaagtaaataacaaAGATGAgcgtaaaagaaataatttacgAAAGCATGCATGTCCATTTTTTGTgtcataatttaaattttcaaacaacaaaatcgGACGAACGGACACAGAGAAGCATAAAATCGATGAAATGTTCAAAACCTCAACACAAAAAACGCTTCACGGTGTGCGCTTGGTGAAATGGTGAATATGCGcccctgaaagtatgcaatcttcAAGCGTTTCTCGTTTGATGGTGCTACACAGCCACGTGCTCAAGTACGCTATGCGAgcaatttataatttaaacgattttaatCGATTCGCTCTTTCACAAAACAGTTAGAAATACTTGAAagagtgtgtttattttatttttcgcatcTTAAACATTTCGTTTTACATTACATGGGAGTGTTGCAATCTCTGCCATTCTGTAGATTCGATATCGTAAAACGATACGCTTCATCCGCTTgacataaattatttacatttagcTTACCTAGCACGCACAGCTGTGTAAAAAGTTCGTACAAAAATAATGTATTTTAGTTTACATCCCTAACTGATGGTTTCATTTGGCGAGTCGCACTTGCTCCAGGGTGCTTCCCTCTAATTACGCTTCTTAAGTAGTACTGAGCTCTTCATGTAGCAATCTTTAAACGAACTCACAATTTGGCCGGATATGATGAACAAATGGAGGATGAAGTTACACCGATCATGAATTTGTGAATGAAACCACAAACAAGGATTTTGCTTGGAATTAGCTAATGCCAAATGCATATCGAATAGTAGATAGTAATGGTAATAGTACTAGCAGCGCTTCTCATCCACCATACTCAGCGCAATGTAGCCCGGATTGCTAATCGCTTCCTGTGTGATACCCGGCGGTCCCAGCTCATCATTCGATGACCGTCCAGCAAACTTCGCATTCTTCACATTCATATACTCCGGCTCGGGATTGTGCTTGCTTGTGCGTTCTCGGGGCTTCGGACTGACCggttccgtttcggaatcggAATTGAACCCATTGGTAGGGTAGGAAAGCCGGCTACCGTCGAGCATGGGTATTTCTTCCGGCAGGCCACGCTTCTTGTGCCGTTTGCTGCCGTTGGGCGGACTAGTATCGAGATTGTTGCGTGTGGTTGGCGAATGTCGATCGCTGTTGAACGAGGCAAAATCGAAATTGCTCTCTTCCGATTCGGACTTTGTGCGGGACATCTTTAGGTAGTCTTTATCGTTACGAATCTCTGAAACTAGTaagagaaattaaatttaaatttaaagctaGAACAATTTTAGTGCCATTAGTGGCTTACTCGGTGGAAGAGGTAAAATGATTCCATTGACATAGTTTGGCGCAGCAGGAGCAGGCTCTTCGGGAGGACCTAGATTGGCTAGATAGTCCGTGTCGCCTCGCTCTACCTTTTCGGCATTCATCTGTAGGTATGGCTCGTTTAGTTCCAGATAATGctagaaagaaaacacataatAAAGAATTGTGTCTTTATGCTTCCACTTAACAAGCTCAACTTACATCTCGCATTTCATCCGGAAGCATAGCGTTAAATCTGCTCTTCAGATCCTTGAACGATGGTCTCGAGTCGGGCTTTACGTTCCAGCAGTTTAGCATAATGTCATAAATATCTTGGTTCGAGTATTGTGGCTTATCCATCCGGTAACCATCGCGCAACTTGTTGTACAGCTCCTGGTTAGCTTCCATTCCCGGGTACGGTACTTTGCCCAGTGAAAACAGTTCCCACAGGACGATTCCATAGGCCCACACATCCGAGTACGTGCTAAACACATTATCGCTAATGCACTCCAGCGCTAGCCACTTGAACGGAAGTGGCGCTTCACCCTTCTTCTTGTAGTTGTCACTCTTGTACATCGATCGGGCCAATCCAAAATCACAAATCTTGACCACATTATCATCGCACAGTAGAATGTTTCGTGCTGCAAGATCTCCGTGCAGTACCTTCCGTGAGGCTAGATACTCCATTCCGCTAGCGATTTGAGACGCCCAGCACACGAGATCGGTCGTGTTGACGGATCGCGCCGGACCCTTGTAATCCATGCCGTAGTTTGAACGCCACAGTGGTTCATTCGAGTTGACCGTGTTCAGATCTTCCACTGGAAATGATGTACAGAGGAAAAATTAGGATATTTTTGCCAACAGTTATTCCCACCAGCGAAAAGAGACGGAAAGACGTACCTTCGACCGATGTCATGGCTGTCACTTCGGTGTTGCAACTGTCCACCATACCCATGTTCTGCAGTCCGGAATGGCGCACGTATCCCTTCGAGTTGAGATGCTTCTTCGGGTCAACGTACTGCGTTGAGCCGCTGTCGATGTGATTGTGGTAGAAAGCAGTCGGATGTTGAAGGGGATGATGGTTTACGTTGTTGGTGGAGAATGAGAGATTTACATATTTCAAGCCCTGACTACACATCATTACCACACCGGTTGTTATCCACATTACACACAAAAGTAGCACGCAAAAAATTACGCCAAAACCCACCGGTTAATCACCAGCCATACCATAAGAAGAGAAAGCgataccaacacacacacacacacgcagatgCAACATATTCCAACCATATTCCAAGGTTCGGGTGTAGGATCAGGGTTAGACATTACGGTTTGCAGAAGATGCGAGCATTAGCGGTAATgagcacacacagacacatagtATGAAATAAGAAAGAATCGATAATAGAGAGTAGAGAAAAAGAATGGATCTGTTGAATGTGTTATATTTCGCACGGATCGTAAAGGGTTTCGAATTGATCGATCAGGATTTCCGGTGCATCGATCTGATTTCGTAACTCTTTACGATGTGTAAGATATGTTTAGGTTTAGTAGTGGTACGAAATCACTTCGTATGCATTGAAAAAATAGGCtaattttaaggattttaCATTCGATGGCGCTTTTGTATcatataatattttattattacgtggagcaacacacaaacattcgaTCACTTGACCGCCGGTTATAGCGAGCTCAGTTTTACAACAACACCTCCTTGGGCAAGTTTCCCAAACACCATACAATCTTGTTATACCGTAAAATCCTCCGGAAGTTgatgtaaaaatataatttgcaattattttggGATCAGAGGGTCGGGAATAGAGCAAATGATAACGTGATATAGAAAATCCTGGCAAAGATCATCTTTACAAAACCCGATCAATGGTGGGCTTAGTGGTACGCGGTGTGAGCAGTCCTAACCCTAACCCGCATATCCAGAGACAGCAGATTTACTATGATAGGGGAGAACAATTTCCATTGAGCTTAGGGCCTCTTTGGAGCTAAATTCGCCACTGGATCAGTGGTCAAAGATTGAACGGTAGATTATGATTATAGAGGGCTCTTATAAAGGACCCTTTGTCGATAAAAAAGTCATACAATTGCATTTAGAGGTGGCCATGTTGTTGGTAAATCTCAATTGAAGGACCTTTTCCAATAATTAGTTAAACAAGCTAAGGCCCAGCTACCCTAAGTTAGCCTATTTTTTGTAATGCATACGTTATGTTGACTTATGTTGTTAGTTCAGAGCAATATTGTACGGAAACAACGTTAAATTagttagtttgtttgcttcgatTAGtatttttgagagttttgtaaagtaaaaaacgaaaatttgGACTAGACTCTATTGTTATAATTTAACTGTTCGTATTAGTGCGAAAATTAGTACATCAACGCTTGTTCAAAATTAGTATTAAAACTACTGGTCAGTATGTATTGTTAGATGCgtttaacaaattttgtttgtgtttcagAACTTACCTATTATACTGGTAACCACACTTAGACCATCGTAACTGATTCTTGTCGATCGACGAATCGATCTCACCCGTTTCTTGGTTGATTTGATCGATGAAATAGGGCCGATGCTTTAACAGGAAGTTTTGTACATTACCAAACCTGCAGTACTCAACGATGACCATCAATTCAcctacaagaagaagaagaagaagatgacaAATCGTTACCAAGAATATTTTACTCAAACTAGCCCCAATTCAACGCACGTTTAGCAATGTTTTTCGTAACCGCTCCCAGCAGATTCACCACATTGAGATGCTGTCCCAAGTGGACCATAATTTTAAGCTCCGATATGAGCGCCCGCATCACTTCGTTGTCCGTCTGTTTTTTGACCATCTTTACCGCAACGGTAGTTTCGTCCTCGTTAACCATAATGCGCGTGGCAGTAGCTTTCATCACCACACCGAACGCACCCGTTCCGAGCTGTTTGCCCAGTTTCAGACGATCTTTCGGGAACTCGTACTCCGTGTTGTACGGTAAGAGATCGGCCTGCTCATCCAGTGCCAGATCGGGATTGTATACGCCCAGGTTACCTTCCTCGAAGTTCACTATGCCCGCTTCCTTCATCGCTTtcacttccttctttttcttgcagtAGAAGAGTGAAACTAGTACGATCGCAATGATCAGTGCCAGAAACAGACCCAGTATTACGTAGATGAGTGATTTTCGTACCACGGTAGCTAAGGACAAGGGAAGGAGTTGATTGAAGCGAAAAACTATTCAAACATCAACTATCCTAGCTACTCACTTCGTACATCCACCTTCCAGTACTTCTCGATCGAGcccattttgttttccgcCCGGCACTCAAACATGCCAAGATCTTCCATCTTCAGATACTCCAAGATGAGCGTCGTCTTCGTCAGCTGCATACGGTTGCTGTTTTCATCCGGCTGTACCGGCACGCCATCCTTTAGCCAAACAATCTTCGGATCTGGCGTTCCAATTACGTCACATTCCAGCTTCAAAGGATCGTGCAAATCGACCG encodes the following:
- the LOC126563841 gene encoding vascular endothelial growth factor receptor 2 isoform X1: MWKHYAASYDWEPMNVFPQEFTTDDPDKPYGSVLMLTDASADQVGRYYCVDRKLYDEKHGTRHEEDVAEEEEEDPHRTLEDEMLDEMVAEYAASAVYVYVDDPENPLVPVHTPVFRVEQYQDFIIPCKPTHPSVEVELYKDLEGDLVEEYQYSNTQGYLLSFNRLEDGGSYYCQVKDKPHHRIHFEIAIDEHSLSEYLPKPAIHSDTKDHVLIGQRIRLVCKLNIRAGVPLDMTWMVPPNLKPAVADARTKIGPLKVKPIKEAEHREIATRELIIEQATLADDGTYRCVVQDMKNHRNYHSFKMQVRDSQQDYVLLNEENNLSEINVRRNANGKTPSIDIVIEYRSYPANITYYWLMDDDEITAGQDGKYELSHSDTHVKLRINDPKVFDTGNYTVFVMAGNAEKSYRMAVHVYAKPILHMESKFVKPGEEVSFQCRSIGYPRPDISFAFLPCLGVPWTNCSIASSKDTNWDSSSPDIGSEPSARSLPGGKRETQITKSRVYTIIPKQPGVVYCKAINTEGSEVTQADLLISDLTDSITLEKEQPKETITVGDHVTIVCSALVYNHTKNIAFVLNDQELQEADGVRLSYSKTLYAWQAHLDIKHITVEQEGTLYCRVKTMLDTVETRAFHMEVLEPVAPMLVSGKINQSLSVDLHDPLKLECDVIGTPDPKIVWLKDGVPVQPDENSNRMQLTKTTLILEYLKMEDLGMFECRAENKMGSIEKYWKVDVRTTVVRKSLIYVILGLFLALIIAIVLVSLFYCKKKKEVKAMKEAGIVNFEEGNLGVYNPDLALDEQADLLPYNTEYEFPKDRLKLGKQLGTGAFGVVMKATATRIMVNEDETTVAVKMVKKQTDNEVMRALISELKIMVHLGQHLNVVNLLGAVTKNIAKRELMVIVEYCRFGNVQNFLLKHRPYFIDQINQETGEIDSSIDKNQLRWSKCGYQYNSQGLKYVNLSFSTNNVNHHPLQHPTAFYHNHIDSGSTQYVDPKKHLNSKGYVRHSGLQNMGMVDSCNTEVTAMTSVEVEDLNTVNSNEPLWRSNYGMDYKGPARSVNTTDLVCWASQIASGMEYLASRKVLHGDLAARNILLCDDNVVKICDFGLARSMYKSDNYKKKGEAPLPFKWLALECISDNVFSTYSDVWAYGIVLWELFSLGKVPYPGMEANQELYNKLRDGYRMDKPQYSNQDIYDIMLNCWNVKPDSRPSFKDLKSRFNAMLPDEMRDHYLELNEPYLQMNAEKVERGDTDYLANLGPPEEPAPAAPNYVNGIILPLPPISEIRNDKDYLKMSRTKSESEESNFDFASFNSDRHSPTTRNNLDTSPPNGSKRHKKRGLPEEIPMLDGSRLSYPTNGFNSDSETEPVSPKPRERTSKHNPEPEYMNVKNAKFAGRSSNDELGPPGITQEAISNPGYIALSMVDEKRC
- the LOC126563841 gene encoding platelet-derived growth factor receptor beta isoform X2 → MWKHYAASYDWEPMNVFPQEFTTDDPDKPYGSVLMLTDASADQVGRYYCVDRKLYDEKHGTRHEEDVAEEEEEDPHRTLEDEMLDEMVAEYAASAVYVYVDDPENPLVPVHTPVFRVEQYQDFIIPCKPTHPSVEVELYKDLEGDLVEEYQYSNTQGYLLSFNRLEDGGSYYCQVKDKPHHRIHFEIAIDEHYNSEEALSEYLPKPAIHSDTKDHVLIGQRIRLVCKLNIRAGVPLDMTWMVPPNLKPAVADARTKIGPLKVKPIKEAEHREIATRELIIEQATLADDGTYRCVVQDMKNHRNYHSFKMQVRDSQQDYVLLNEENNLSEINVRRNANGKTPSIDIVIEYRSYPANITYYWLMDDDEITAGQDGKYELSHSDTHVKLRINDPKVFDTGNYTVFVMAGNAEKSYRMAVHVYAKPILHMESKFVKPGEEVSFQCRSIGYPRPDISFAFLPCLGVPWTNCSIASSKDTNWDLPGGKRETQITKSRVYTIIPKQPGVVYCKAINTEGSEVTQADLLISDLTDSITLEKEQPKETITVGDHVTIVCSALVYNHTKNIAFVLNDQELQEADGVRLSYSKTLYAWQAHLDIKHITVEQEGTLYCRVKTMLDTVETRAFHMEVLEPVAPMLVSGKINQSLSVDLHDPLKLECDVIGTPDPKIVWLKDGVPVQPDENSNRMQLTKTTLILEYLKMEDLGMFECRAENKMGSIEKYWKVDVRTTVVRKSLIYVILGLFLALIIAIVLVSLFYCKKKKEVKAMKEAGIVNFEEGNLGVYNPDLALDEQADLLPYNTEYEFPKDRLKLGKQLGTGAFGVVMKATATRIMVNEDETTVAVKMVKKQTDNEVMRALISELKIMVHLGQHLNVVNLLGAVTKNIAKRELMVIVEYCRFGNVQNFLLKHRPYFIDQINQETGEIDSSIDKNQLRWSKCGYQYNSQGLKYVNLSFSTNNVNHHPLQHPTAFYHNHIDSGSTQYVDPKKHLNSKGYVRHSGLQNMGMVDSCNTEVTAMTSVEVEDLNTVNSNEPLWRSNYGMDYKGPARSVNTTDLVCWASQIASGMEYLASRKVLHGDLAARNILLCDDNVVKICDFGLARSMYKSDNYKKKGEAPLPFKWLALECISDNVFSTYSDVWAYGIVLWELFSLGKVPYPGMEANQELYNKLRDGYRMDKPQYSNQDIYDIMLNCWNVKPDSRPSFKDLKSRFNAMLPDEMRDHYLELNEPYLQMNAEKVERGDTDYLANLGPPEEPAPAAPNYVNGIILPLPPISEIRNDKDYLKMSRTKSESEESNFDFASFNSDRHSPTTRNNLDTSPPNGSKRHKKRGLPEEIPMLDGSRLSYPTNGFNSDSETEPVSPKPRERTSKHNPEPEYMNVKNAKFAGRSSNDELGPPGITQEAISNPGYIALSMVDEKRC
- the LOC126563841 gene encoding vascular endothelial growth factor receptor 1 isoform X3, which encodes MWKHYAASYDWEPMNVFPQEFTTDDPDKPYGSVLMLTDASADQVGRYYCVDRKLYDEKHGTRHEEDVAEEEEEDPHRTLEDEMLDEMVAEYAASAVYVYVDDPENPLVPVHTPVFRVEQYQDFIIPCKPTHPSVEVELYKDLEGDLVEEYQYSNTQGYLLSFNRLEDGGSYYCQVKDKPHHRIHFEIAIDEHYNSEEALSEYLPKPAIHSDTKDHVLIGQRIRLVCKLNIRAGVPLDMTWMVPPNLKPAVADARTKIGPLKVKPIKEAEHREIATRELIIEQATLADDGTYRCVVQDMKNHRNYHSFKMQVRDSQQDYVLLNEENNLSEINVRRNANGKTPSIDIVIEYRSYPANITYYWLMDDDEITAGQDGKYELSHSDTHVKLRINDPKVFDTGNYTVFVMAGNAEKSYRMAVHVYAKPILHMESKFVKPGEEVSFQCRSIGYPRPDISFAFLPCLGVPWTNCSIASSKDTNWDSSSPDIGSEPSARSLPGGKRETQITKSRVYTIIPKQPGVVYCKAINTEGSEVTQADLLISDLTDSITLEKEQPKETITVGDHVTIVCSALVYNHTKNIAFVLNDQELQEADGVRLSYSKTLYAWQAHLDIKHITVEQEGTLYCRVKTMLDTVETRAFHMEVLEPVAPMLVSGKINQSLSVDLHDPLKLECDVIGTPDPKIVWLKDGVPVQPDENSNRMQLTKTTLILEYLKMEDLGMFECRAENKMGSIEKYWKVDVRTTVVRKSLIYVILGLFLALIIAIVLVSLFYCKKKKEVKAMKEAGIVNFEEGNLGVYNPDLALDEQADLLPYNTEYEFPKDRLKLGKQLGTGAFGVVMKATATRIMVNEDETTVAVKMVKKQTDNEVMRALISELKIMVHLGQHLNVVNLLGAVTKNIAKRELMVIVEYCRFGNVQNFLLKHRPYFIDQINQETGEIDSSIDKNQLRWSKCGYQYNSGSTQYVDPKKHLNSKGYVRHSGLQNMGMVDSCNTEVTAMTSVEVEDLNTVNSNEPLWRSNYGMDYKGPARSVNTTDLVCWASQIASGMEYLASRKVLHGDLAARNILLCDDNVVKICDFGLARSMYKSDNYKKKGEAPLPFKWLALECISDNVFSTYSDVWAYGIVLWELFSLGKVPYPGMEANQELYNKLRDGYRMDKPQYSNQDIYDIMLNCWNVKPDSRPSFKDLKSRFNAMLPDEMRDHYLELNEPYLQMNAEKVERGDTDYLANLGPPEEPAPAAPNYVNGIILPLPPISEIRNDKDYLKMSRTKSESEESNFDFASFNSDRHSPTTRNNLDTSPPNGSKRHKKRGLPEEIPMLDGSRLSYPTNGFNSDSETEPVSPKPRERTSKHNPEPEYMNVKNAKFAGRSSNDELGPPGITQEAISNPGYIALSMVDEKRC